Sequence from the Myxococcota bacterium genome:
GGGAACAAGCTGAACGCCTTCTTCATGGGCTGATGCGTTCGTTTCGAGCGCCGAGCCGGCTCGCGCTCGGACTCTTCGTCGCCGCGCTCGCGGTCACTCCGGCCGCGGGCGCGGCGACTCCCGCCGAGTCACTCGCGGCGGTGCGCGCCGATCCGGAGTATGTCGAGATCGGCGGCTTCGACGGCGTCGCCGTCGACTTGCGCTACGCGAGCACCAACAACTTCGTGCACACCAACGTGTACGGACCGTTCGACCGCGCCTTCCTGCGCCGGCCCGCAGCCGAGAAGCTGCGCGCCGCGCTGCGCGCGCTGCGGCGCGAGCACCCGGGCTGGAAGCTCCGCGTCTTCGACGCGCTCCGGCCGCGCAGCGTGCAGCGGATCTTCTGGGCCCGGGTCGTCGGCACGGCGCAGCAGCCCTACGTGGCCGACCCCGAGAAAGGGTCGCTCCACAACTACGGGTTCGCGGTCGACCTCACGCTGCAGGACGAGACCGGGAAGGAGCTCGACATGGGCACGGGCTTCGACGACTTCACGCCGCGCGCGGAGCCCGTGCGCGAGGCGGAGCTCCTGAAGTCCGGCCAGCTCAGCGCCGCGCAGCTCGAGAACCGGCGGCTCCTGCGCCGGATCATGACCGGCGCCGGCTTCGCGCAGCGGCCCAACGAGTGGTGGCACTACGATGCGCTACCGCTCGAGGACGCGCGCAAGGACCACCCGATCCTCGAGTGACTCTAGAGCGCTTCGAAGTCGGCGGGCAGCGGCGCCGAGAGCTCGGTCTCGGGTCCGCGCTGGGCGAGCCGCGCGCGCAGGGTCGCGGCGTGGAGCTGCACGCGCGACGCCGCGCTGGGCGTGCCTTCGCGCCAGGGCGGACCGTAGAGATCGTCGCCGCAGATCGGCGTGCCGCCGGCCGCGAGGTGCACGCGCAGCTGGTGCGTGCGCCCGGTCCTGGGCAGACACTCGACGAGCGCGCGCTCGGCCGAGCGCTTGGCCACGCGGAAGCGGGTCTCGCTGGGCC
This genomic interval carries:
- a CDS encoding M15 family metallopeptidase codes for the protein MRSFRAPSRLALGLFVAALAVTPAAGAATPAESLAAVRADPEYVEIGGFDGVAVDLRYASTNNFVHTNVYGPFDRAFLRRPAAEKLRAALRALRREHPGWKLRVFDALRPRSVQRIFWARVVGTAQQPYVADPEKGSLHNYGFAVDLTLQDETGKELDMGTGFDDFTPRAEPVREAELLKSGQLSAAQLENRRLLRRIMTGAGFAQRPNEWWHYDALPLEDARKDHPILE